The DNA segment TCACACAATCAGGAACGGCTCACGGAAAAGTTTGGTCGAAGAAAACTCATTCACCCCAAGTGCTCGTTAAGCACATCTCTTGCACTCCCTAATAAGCATACCTAAGCATAGTTATACTACTGTATTATTCGTATGTGTAAACTGAACTTTCCAGTTGTGTTCTCCAAAAGACtagtttgtgtttgtttgtaatttcttattttatgttttgtaattaaCGTATATTGAAATATCTTTTTTCATTAATGATCACAAATTTCTACATTGAAATAGTTACTGGCAAGGATTATATAACTGACGTGCAGGATAAGCTATGtataaaacataaatcatttttaacatACAGAATAAAAACAACCAAactgaacaaaaataaatatgtaactaaaatttgttttttatgtttggtttatataacacaaattaaatatactatttacaactttttaataggttttttctttagtttttcgGTTTTAGAACTATAAGAACTATTTTGTTATtcgatgtaaaaaaaaaaagaataatttgttatttatgaaatttattttaattttgatttgattattttggttttcagtttggtttagataacaatattaaaactttttagcaaaaaaaaacaatattaaaaagttGCTAAtatctagaaaaaaaattgagatcCAATTCGTATCTGGTTCGGTTCCCCGGTTCAGTTTTCAGTTCTCGATATGCGcctaggcatgggcattcggggtcccaatcgggtttcggttttatccattcgggtttcggttttttgggtttatcaaaatcaaccccattcgggttatataaaagttcggttcgggaccggttcggattctatcgggttcgggtcggggttagtaaatcttcaaagaaccggtataacccattgtactttcgggttcgggtcccagtCGGTTCTTCAGTttaaaaatacctgatttgtacctattttgtaactaaaacataaatgaaatcggttcttcggatttaaaatacatgatttgtacatattttaatagccaaaacataagtaaaatcgattcaaaaataagaaaaaacatcaaacgtgatcattcaaaatcaagcaaaagataaacatagttagtgatagaaagaaaaccagataaatgaaatcataaaacaaaaaataagttctcatgaaatgagaaatattattcaataaaaacaaaaccaaaatctaaaaacttcaggcATCAACCGCCACATTCCACCATCAATCTTCATgtaacatataattattttagaagttcaataatatcttaaagtattttggatacatattaagaattaagatcatatttggtagaagttttttttgtgattttaaatgtttcgggttctatcggatatccatttaggtacgggttcggttcgaataatacccataacccaaaataccaaaaaacaggatccattcggtatttatgtcgggtttggatcggttcggattcatttttatcggatcgggttcggttcggatttttgggttcggtttatttgcccagccctataTGCGCCTATGACGTTAACGAAGCGTGGCATTTTCACGAttagacggtccagatggtaaCACAGTAGTTAGGTGCATCTTTCCGCAGTAGATCATTGCCCCGTAACACCATCCAACAACATCCAGGGCTTCTTCCCGACCGATCTGCGACTCTTGTTATCGAAAAAGCAGCGGAAGGAGATTGCGgcgaagagaagaagatggtgaaggTGTTGACCTACTTTGGGATGACATTGGCTGCTTTCGCCTTCTGGCAGTCCATGGACAAAGTTCATGTCTGGATCGCTCTTCACCAAGACGAGAAggttctctttctcttctcgagtcgtctctctctcactctctcttttGTCTTGAATTTGGTCGTCATTTCTATGAAATGATTCGATATCGAGTTATTGTGATTGAGGTATAACGCTAGGCTATAGAATTTGATTCAATTATCCTTAGATTGATTTGAGATCAGATTGTATTTGAAAAGTTCATCAGGTAAGATGTGATGATAAGAAGCTAACCTTAACTtgtgtttgatttatttacttcaATGTGTCACCTTTTTTAATGTGAAAGCACAAACAATGGTGTAGTGATGAGAGGTAAGAAAACACCTCAATGATTTGTTCTTCTTGGATTTGATTTCGCTGATTGCACTTAGATTAGTGTTTGCAGTTTGATTAGGTGCTAACCTCTCATTGTTGAAGTAGTGATAAAGTGTATGTTTATGTGCAGCAAGAAAGAATGGAGAAGGAAGCGGAGGTAAAGAGGGTTAGAGCAGAGCTGCTGCGGAAAGCCAGAGAGGAGGACACTCTTGCCTGATCAATGTATTTTTGGCTTTCTAATAATCAAATATCAATTCCCTACTACTCTCCTTCACATTTTTTTGCACCGTTATGGACCAAAATTGAGTTTGGATAACATTTATATGCTTTTGAATTTGTGATGATCATGAATAAATATAGCCTTCTTTGttgttcttctaacctaatgaAAAACTACTGGGAGAAGTATCTTGCTCTTCCTTTGTCTTCCTCAACCTTGTATCATGGATTCTGTCTGTAATTCTTGCTCTGCCTTTGTCTTCCTCAACCATGTATCATTCACCACTCTGGTTTGGGGTCGATCAACAAAATTATGCGTATAATCAACTCACAAAGTAAGAATATAACCCTCAAAACTAGATATATTGGCAATCAAGTTtgcattttatttaagaaacaaTCTAAGCTCCGATTAAGTTTCAAGAATGTCATGTTTAACACCTGTTTAAGCACCAACTATCAGCAAGTCGAAAGAGCGATCAAGTTGCAGCCTTTTCATCCACATTTCAAAGTCTATTACAGAGCTCTACATTGGGAAAATATATGGTCCTTAAGAAATAAATATACTAGGCTAAGATTTGCACCTAGAGCATAATAACTATTGTTTgtgcaaattatttttatatattattacttattttgtttttttaagtattataaaataataatatatattaaataattattagtaactattacatatataattaaattgatgtgtacacataaacaaaaaatgattcttgtttatttacgatcattttattgtaaataatttgAACATCACTTTATCTGTTTATATTGTATGTAAATAAGTTACATTAGaattaaaatagatatatatatatatattatatttttattatggatattaaatgaaactttactatattatttaataataatttgtttttttagtaatttataattattttaaatattaaataaaaatttaaaattaaatataaaatattaagttcTTAATTCTTATTCAAtggaaatttttaaattaaaatagttatgtattttcatatagtatatagtttaatttaaacaatgctaaaatagatatatatatatatatatatattaatttaaatatctattaaattGGACTTcttactcatatgattttaagattatttgtatcttgttatagcaaaaaattaaactttcaaTTACAAATTTTTAATGTAAGACTTTTGAACgtctatattttcttaatttagcTACTTGAGAAATTAAAAAGGGAAATTATAAGATGTTCTagggtccgattggtaatggctgtagctttaaaatttttgctgtagaaaaaaatctgtagactttttgctgtggctttagattttattgctgtagaattttatgtaaagcactaaaaaattgctttgaatatttggctctgcagagcacttatacagctgtaggttattttaagagctgtggtttcaaaaaaaaaattaaagcttgattgctctgaatttggtgctgtagaaataaatagggctgtggacagcacccacagcaactaccaatcaccccccTAATTTCGTTTTTCtataatttcctttttcgtATATTCCTATAGTGAACTCtcaaaatctcttatatattaaaggagaagcattgtaataaatgcattcacactataatagacacgtggcagcctcacaatgatttgataataaatatgttaacgcgttcacactatattcataaatgtgttcacactatattcataaatatgttcacactatatattttgtatttttttttgaatataaaactcatatgcatggttccaataaaactttggatttttcggttcgaatcaaaacaaataacgaatcaaaagctaaactatatatatattatttttattgtttaccgATAAAGTtggacaaaatatttataagttttgaTTCAATTCGTTATCCTTTTtgaattgaaccaaaaaatatggatatccaTAACTTTACGAAGCAAATCAACTACTACAATTAAagaaaagcaaatcacaaataccaatatttttaggagcGATTATCAAATTCGATctattatatgcatatatatacatatatgtacagaattatatatatatatatatgttatatatattatagtttatataagttttacaatatttttataaattaaatttattatattaggtattaaaatttaaaaagtaaataatattttatttttgtaataaaacgttattattaaattttcaattattttttaaattttatttacggatcaaatcggatattctttaaaattctaaatcatttcgAATATCATAGTCACCGACTATCCAAGTGGCTAAAGATTGAATCGACATGAATGCCTCCAAATACTCGGATATTCGATCTGTGCCCACAACTATTTATGGATACAGTTgagttttttatataaaaaaattcactaatgtcaaggccttttaatttttaattaattttaattttatctttcatgtattatttagaacaaaaatgtcattaatattaattaacaatatctttatatatttgtcatttatttttatatacttttacatacacatacatgtgcaccttgagGTGAGCACTTTATAAGTGTTTACCACTactgaagtatctattttttttctggaagttgaaatattttttttcttaatgcttctttcactaccgaccaaattgtagtgaaatgattagtcttaataattttattttctttttcttgaactattatccgtttacaaactataatatgaaactattgatTCGACATGAcgattatctaaaatttataacataaaaataaacaaataataatagtttttggtttttaccaaaaaaaactaaaaaatcaaacattctaacagaataaaccaaaaaataagttaaaactgaaccaatatccagattaaacagatttaatgtgtttttattaaaaataacgaaactaataatcacatcccgcgcaaggcgcggattatTACCTAGTTAGTAATAAACGGCATTCTTCTTTCTTAGAGCATTGATTCCCTAATTAGTACGTAGTGTTTACAGTCCCAAGCCCTAATTAGGTTCTTCTTGAGTTTGGAGAGACTGAAGATGAAGACAAAGAACAAAATTGTCGGTGAGAAAAGATACCATCTTCAAGAAACCTTCGTCTTCTTTGTACAACGCACGAGCGGCTACGGTTCTCAAGAAAGCGTTCGAGCTCTCGGAGGTATGCGGTGTGGATGTGTGCATCATCTGGTACGACCGTGAAGGAAACCTAGTCAAGACTTGGCCTGAGAACGAGGAAGCCAAAGTTAGAGCCATGGCAGCGCGATACAGCATGTTAAGCGAAGAAGAAAagggaaagaaaagaaacaacctCTCAGGGTTTCTATACAAGAAGATGATCCGCGACAAGAAAGAGTCTTTGAGGAAAAGGGATAACAAATTCTTCCAAGAAGTGTCAGAGCTTGAGGATTCATTGCAGAGTTGCTTACAGACACTCAAAGAAAGCCTTCATCTTGATCAACCCCAGGATCTATCTTCTAATGATTCCTCGCTAATTAATGTGTATCATCATCAAGCATCATCACTATTgagttatccgagtagtagcaGCGAGAATTGTGTTGATGATGTATCCACCACCACCACGACGATGAATCATCCACAAAGCAAATTCTCCATCTTGTTGTTTAACCATGAGAATGGTGCGATCACTCAATTTGCCAACCCTTCTGCTCTTCCAAGCTTTGAACAACAGCCGCATATTCAGTGTAATCAAAATTACGGTACTAATTACATGGATTTATTACTTGGGGAACAAGGCTGCAACAACGTCGATCTTCTCATGCCCACCCTTTTCCCTCCTCCTCCGATGATGATGCAGACACAAACCCCAAATTTCGAGCAGTTTATGCAGACACAACCAGCTTTTGGAACGATGCTCTCTTAGGTCTGAAAACCAGATAGGTTGACTATAGGGTCAACACTTTTTATTATCTTGTGTCTGTTTGCTATTATGTTGTCAATCAATTGAATAGAAGAGGTTCTAATTTCGTGAGTCTATATGTTAAAGTTGtctaattttttggttttaaattatcaaaaatttatttataagcttagaatattaatttttacttCATTTTGTAGGAAATATATTTGgaaatcttaaaattttaaaatatcaaactaaattgtgatttggtatattttattgatattttaaattttatgtgaaaaaatattatgtaactTCAACTTTTTAATCATATGTGATTTAAATTCCTATAGctttgaaatataaatataaaaaatttatttatttcaaacaacattttaaaattttatatttatttcaaacaaaattttaattttatatcaattttcaaaaatattatattatcaagattgttaattttaaattatttttgttagtttattttatattatacggactcttaaaattatatttaatatttacaaaagTCCTATTCTATTAACTAAAATTTgttagttttattaaatttttaaaaatagtatatatcaaattgattatttttaaacgATATCTATTTGCTAgcttagtttattttatttggaattttaaaaatatattttatttttcaaaacaattgtatttaaattgttaattttcaaaaataaatcaatagtaaattcattcttttatataattgtttttattttaccttagtttttatgaatttctatagattttagaaaaaatatttctggaacttttgaaattttgtaaaatagggatttaacatattattattagtgGTTTAAAATCCCATGTGGACACCTTATCTCCTTAACTTTctcttaaaattatatttaattttttaaaaaatcttattttttcttaatatatatattttttaaaaaagatttgtcAGTTTTCAAAAagtaatatatatcaattttattaattttgtatgaaaatttaaatagtatttgttaatgttaatttgaaaaaatagtatttgttaatgttaatttgaaaaaaacctttttgttaatttactgTTTTTGTATGAATTTCCattttgttttggaaaaatattttttggaagttctgaaattttgtaatatttgacATATTAAGATAGTGGTTTAAATCCTATTCGGTCAATGCTTATAGTTTTTATACATATAGTATAGATTGTTGATTTGAGCTTGAGATTAGGGATTTTTGACGATTAGAGCGTTacaatctattctattaaaacagcagtgTGACCCATTGATAAAAGTTCAGTCcaactatttttataactgCATCTAAATGATTATTATCTAAATACATCATGTCCTCGATAACCACTTTTTGAGAGTAAAATTCGATAACCACTTTCTTCGTCAAACCACCTTCAATTATCTAAATGATTTGAAATCAGAAACTTAAATAAACTCAATTTTGGTtgaatctatgttttttttctctccgTCAATGTTGATTAATAAATTGCTACAACTTTGAACCTCTCTGCAACCAACCCGATAAAGAGAAGAACTATACGTCTATACCCGATTCAATTTTTGGTTGAATCtatgttaaaattaatttattttagtttaatctACTGAAATAAGCATAGAACTGAGTAAAATATGATGACAATTGAGTGAAATCAATGGAAAAAAAACAGGAGGCGTCGACTcaagtttcagaaaaaaaaacaataggtTAAAAAGAAGGAGGAAAGTACAGTTTTATTCTTTATTAAAACTAGGTCTTctatccgcgctacgcgcggatttgTGTATTATTAAATTCAAGTTTTTGAtactttttagattttgttaaaattataaatatttatatatattattcgaCCAAAACTACAGAAtgtgtgacaaaaaaaatacatggcAAGAGTTTGATGTGTGTGTTTTCTAAATTCTTGATTCATTGAACTTCTCTTCAAGTTAGCGTATGTGTTTAAATTGCATTTCGAAAGGTTGACTATACCCAATGTTTTTCCTTCTAGGTATTCTAATAATAACTTTCATGcatttttagaagaaaatgacAAAGTATCATTACTTCGTAGTCCATCTGTGTTGTTAACTTTTATATGTTCTTTGTCAATGTTAGTTACCgaataatatagttttttttcaaatatttatttttataagtgTGTAAAACTAACATGCATTTCCTAATTACGATAAAATGTGAGACTTCATCAATTTTTCCTACATCAAAATTTTCCTATGTTGACCTTTAAAGATTAAATAAGGTATCGGTTATTACTCGAACCGAATCTGCCGAAGcgaattgaaaattttgattttaggtTAGTTCGGTTAGAAAGTTCGGTTTAGTtcagaaacttaaaaaaattggtttcgGTTCGATAATCGGttcatttgttttttaaattaaaaataccaAACAATACCAAACCTTAATCAAAATTccgaaccgaactaaccaaaatccgaactgaaataaccaaactaatcccaaaataaaaaaaaattgatattttttcgTAACCGAACTAACCACAAACCAAACCGATTTTTTGGTGATTCACTTCGGTAAGATTTCGATCGACCGAAATAACGAACTAACCGACCCGACCAAACCCACATGCCTCGATAAAATGGTAGTAACAATTAGTTTCAAGATTATtaactaatatttaaaaaaattgtgaaatcaTGTGTTCTTAgagtatcattttaaataactTATGACTCGttaatttattcaaatttaaattcattGGATATTTATCAAGGAAAATACTACTTCTTctctatttttaaaactaatgttacagaaattttaattatttaaacgatttaaaaaaaaattgaacatctGAAATATTCCATTGGAACAACAAAGATACACATGCAGTTACAAAGTCGCCGGAAAGGTATATCCCCAGACACTAAGATTACAACCAAACTTAAAGCCATAAAAGATTTTGTTCCAACCAGAAAATGACAATGGATCCATATAGAAAGGCTTGAAACTTACAAACATAACCGGCTAAAAGCTTTACACACAAAGACTAAAAATTAACGAAGATGCCTCCGGCCAGCCATCGTTAACcggtgaatttttaaaattctaattaatgtattttattttaaattaaaatataagttaaaatgCAAGAATATGAATGGTCAAAAAAAcatagaattataaaaatagatatttaagttttatgtgtaaaatatataaagtatcatTCTCTCAAATACAAAGAGAAGATATATATCAACAATACTGAAAAAGTGCATGCCGCTTATATAACTTGGAATACATTTTGTCAAATATAATTTAGaataattatctaaaaataaaaaagtttggtGGATTGTTTgacataatattaatatattttcacaaatcTGTTGGGAAAGGCAAACCAATCATCAAAAGATTGCTCACATGTCAGCAACGTAATCACAAGTAGTTGAGACCCTAGAGttgatatatgttatatttttaccGTAAGAAATCTCTTTGTTGTAGGGGATTAAAAATAGTCAtgaaaaaacttgttttcatCTGTTGGTCAACTTTCAAGTGCTGCAAATAATAGTTCTTGTTGAGggaatcaaacaaaacaaatcttTTTCCCGACTAAAGATCCTTTTGGAAACACATTGCTTGTCTCTAAGAGCTTTGTTATTGTTGATGTAGTAAACACAGTTAAGTTTGCGAGAGACCATTATATTTCACTTTAAATAATACAATTAAAGATTAAGCATAATCGTTTaccaataaatttattttcttcagCCTTATTATGATGGTCAGTTGGGCTCTCTCCTCACGAGAACATAAACCAGCCTAGGCAGCTCATCGTTTTCTACATCGTTAAGACCTTTGTTTCCAAGGAAGACCTTTTCACAGGAGTAACATGAAAAAATAAACAGATAAGTTTGGGAGTAATGTATACACACAACACATATAACAAAATGAACAACAAACGCCTCAGAGCATATCACCTTGTTCATGGCAGGATGATCGCGCACAATATTACCGGGCCAAGGAGTACCGTAGTGGATATTCTAGACTTCTTCAGGAACTGGTGCAGTCTCAACTAAACCATTGATATTAACCTTGAATTCTTTATGATCCCATGATGTCTAGAAAAAGGAAATGTAATTATGTTTAATAGAGCAGAAACTTAGGTATAAAGGAGCGAGGATTAAAAGACCAGGCTCTGCAATCCTAAAAAATGCTGACCACACGTCTGAAGGAATCCTGCACAAGTTATTTCAGCCAAGAACAGCCCCAAATAATTAGATTTTCCATCCTGAAAGTTCTAATGAGTAGTTCAGGCATGCATCTTTAGCCTCAAGGTAGAAGATTCatataagcaaagcaaagcTTTAAAGGAAGATAGATATAGTTACACTTGATGTACCTTTGGAGCTTGGAAGCCTTTGGTTCCTCATTAGATGGAAGAAAAaatcactcatttgcttgtcttCTACACAAACGATTGCTTCCTGCAGTATAgtaatcaatttgtataaaagtTACAGCAATCGGTGGAAAGATTAAAAGTTTCTTGTGGTATGGTTATTTGTGTAAATGAGAAGATAACATGTAAACATGATCCCTGGCAAGAGATGGACACTTCCATTACAGATAATACAAACATACAATCGAATCAGGGGAAGTGGGGAGATAGAGCCATTAGATGTTGAACTTAAAGAAAATGAATCAGACCATTTTGAATATCTGTAGCCCATCAATTATGACCTTGTCTGATCCAAACTTGTAATCTCGccttatgacaaaaaaaaaaacaaaacaaagctcAATCAAATTTTGGGAATTCAAAAACAACCAGATAGAAAAGAAAATCCGGGCTTTAACAACATCGTATTCAAATATAGAAGCAGATTCTCCGGCTGATAAAGCTTGTTAATATCAGAGATCTTCACAAGGAATCCCTAAAATTCATCACAACCAAAGAAAAAGATCTAGAAGGCTATGTAATCAGGTTAACAGAGATAAGAGAAGGAAGATACACCATTGAACGTTTACTCCCAACAATCCTTTGACGGCGCACCAATAGCTTTTCCGATTTATCCAGGGAGATGGCTATTGTGGCTGGCGAAGATGTTGATGGTAGAGTAAGACTGGAGTAGCGAATCCACAGACAGAGAACATGGAAGGTAAAAAAGAGTTTCTTCTTCACCGGAGAGGAAGAGATGGATATGAAAGAGAAGAGGCCATAGCGGCGTAAGCTTTGGAGGAGAGGAGATTGTGAATCCGCAAGGCCTTGAGCTTTTTTTGTGGCCTATAAAAAAGGAACATCAATCTCCATCGTTAGAGAAAAGAATAGGTATCGTCTTGCGAAGGAAACTGAATCgactttttagaaaatttattgcCGAGATATTACACACTCGTGTTTCAATGGCATAATGAAAAAGAACGATTCCGTTGCAGTTAAGCTGAGGTGGCATATCTTCCTGTTTTCATTGGTTGATTTAATTGTCCTACGTGGACACACTCTCTGATGCTCATAtaacccttttagtataggttagataaaataaaaaatgaagcaGACGAAAAATAAAGAGAGGGGATTCAAACTCGGGTACCCAGAAAATTGAAGTCACTCTATAACCACGTGTGGTAAAGCAGTTAATTGTATCATGTATGCAAATATTTAGCTAAATCGAAACCTGATCAGTTAATATAATCTGgtcacaaaatattaaaaatatcaacaggtttaaaaataaataattaaccatctattctattaaaacaactGTGTGACCCATTAATATAGGTTATGtc comes from the Brassica napus cultivar Da-Ae chromosome A7, Da-Ae, whole genome shotgun sequence genome and includes:
- the LOC106371743 gene encoding uncharacterized protein LOC106371743 yields the protein MVKVLTYFGMTLAAFAFWQSMDKVHVWIALHQDEKQERMEKEAEVKRVRAELLRKAREEDTLA
- the LOC106355259 gene encoding agamous-like MADS-box protein AGL93; protein product: MAARYSMLSEEEKGKKRNNLSGFLYKKMIRDKKESLRKRDNKFFQEVSELEDSLQSCLQTLKESLHLDQPQDLSSNDSSLINVYHHQASSLLSYPSSSSENCVDDVSTTTTTMNHPQSKFSILLFNHENGAITQFANPSALPSFEQQPHIQCNQNYGTNYMDLLLGEQGCNNVDLLMPTLFPPPPMMMQTQTPNFEQFMQTQPAFGTMLS